The Nematostella vectensis chromosome 6, jaNemVect1.1, whole genome shotgun sequence region TCGTACTTCATTTATTCCTAGTTTTTAAATACTTCAAGTACGGAGGGATATTAATACAGCATGATAACTTATTTCGCTAAAGAAAAGAACAATTCCGTGAGAGCCGTGTGCTATTTAATTACATGTATACCTCTGTCGACCGGCTCATATTTTGTCCGGAGTCAGAAAGTGATGATATTGAGCTCCTAGCACTGCTAGGCTGGCTGTCAAACGGCCGAGAACCTGAAATAAACAGCAAACATGAAGTAATTAATTCCCCGTCACACCGGTGCAAAAGGACTTGGTCAATAGCAGAGAACTTTCTCAAAGTGTGTGCATGTTTGCTTGACATGGCAACCTTTGAAAATACTCTGAATCTCATTTTggtcaaagaaaaatagaaaaataaatagccAACTTTGCTGCTTTAAAGCAGGTGCAATTTAGAGTGGTTTAGCGTGCCCCACTTGTGAGACTTACATTTGGTACTATTGTACTTTATGTACCTCATGTCACCACCATGTCCAACTTTGCGATTGGTTGCGATCGTTCGGGCAATTTAGCTGCAATCATATGCGATTGtatggaaactcaccctgcgatTGTGTGTGATTGAGTGATCGATTTACATATTTTTCATGGTAAAAGGTGTTACATGTTGTATCCAGCAAATCGTGTGATTATATGGAAACAGCAGCTCTGAGATCAGTTACGATCATACAGACAAATTAGctgcgatcgtgtgcgatcTTTTCGTTATGTTTGGCTGAGTGCATGAAGTGACAAAATGCAACCAAACAAGTGAAGCTGCAGACTGGTATAAAGTCTAATATTATTGTTACAAGTCCAGACAACAGATACAGCACATGCATAGTAAAGGAAATCCTATACACTTACCTTTCCTTGCATACTTTCCtgcaagaaataaaaaaaaaatattgcttgaGATGGAACTTTTACTTCTCTATGCTCTACAATAAAAAGTAGGAATCAAAAACCCCAAAACGGCATTCTTCTCATTTTCAATTCCACTCATGCCAAAATGCTGTATTTTCGTTGTTATCAGAGTTGGTTGCTTGAGAGAGTGGTCACTCATACTGCTTCGCCAGCAATGGAATTGAAATCCTTCTCTCCCTACCTTTCCAAGGCAGAAGAGCCCTCATCTTCTCCCCTGGTGTTTTGCTCTCCTCCATTGAGCTGGAGCTCTTTTTACTGCTGCTCCGTCTTCCCAAGCCTCTACCAGAGTGCTAGTACACACAAGAGAGGGATCATATAATAAAACAATCCTGTTAtatcagcggcgtagccaggatttttaacaggagggggcccaaaaggttCTTTCAAGGCAtattctcctgtgttttagataatgtctcatacatttactgtatttttggctgcttgGCCActcccctggctacgcccctgcatATGAAATGGATTTGGTGATCAACATAATTTTTGTGGACAGAATCATTCTTTGTACTTGGTTTTGCTAGCTCAGCTTCTTTTAGATGCAAGAACATCGTTTCAAACATACACCATTTCAAACATACACCAACTTCTCCTAATCTATCCTTTAGAAAAGGTATAAGTTTGATAATGACAGCCTTATGTtttatctgaaaaaaatatttgttttttaaatttatgtattttattcCTTAAGTTTTATACACTGTGGTTTATACCCACTGGTTTATCTGTAAAATAAGTTGATGCAAGATGATGTATCTAGGGTTATTCTTTTTGTAATCATTTAAGTTAATTGAATAGTTAAGGTTTAACAGTTCTTTACAGTACCTTTGCTTCAAGACTGAAGCTGCTCCGACTACTACCACTGGAGTACTCAGATATAGACTCTTCTGATGATGGAGTGAAATTGAATATCTGTGCAGTATTACAACAGTTACAGTATGCTGACTATGTTATCCCATTTTCTTCACAGGACTGACTCTGATAGTGTGGTTAGGTAAGAAAAGAAAGATCTTATTTTATAGCAGGTTAGTTACATATATTACCTATGTattaacattatttttttgggcAACAGTACTTTTTGCACAATTAAACTGCATAAAATAGAAACTTTGTGTGTCGTACCCCACAGTGTTTAATGagtatcaaataaattttcaaaagcatacaaaaatatttatgtttACATTACTTCTGAACACTAAAATTTCTTTTTATGAGcttgcattaaaaaaatattttttaacctAACTAATTTCTTTATTAGAAACAGTGTaattcttttatatttttttaaaaataactcattttctttataattttatttctaTCATCATTTTACATACTTAGCCAagaagccaaaataaacaaagaaaacaaggtGGATGTGAGCTCCCTTTACAACTTACACCTATGAAAAATGATTggatatgatttttttttttaaataactcatgtttttttttattgttttatttcttatcATCATTTTACATACTTAGCCAAgagaacaaaaaacaaaaaaaggatatGAATATGAATGGATATGAATATCTACTGCAGATCCCACCACTATGACCTATTCCTAAGTCAACATACCTTTTTTGTGAATCTGAACTTTTTCACTTTCTCCTCTGGTTCTGGTTCCTCGTAAGGCAGGGCCACGCCCTCTGCCTCACACATCAGACATTGACGGTAAAGGTCTGACTTCAGGAATCTTGGGTAACTGTCAAACTTCATCAGTGTGTAGACCTATAATCATAAATTACAGTAACAAAGTATTGATTATTTCACAGATGATTGTTGGCTCTTCTGTCTAGTTGTTATCACCACAAGAACTCGATTTTGACATTTTCCTGACTTACCAGagttcaaatgcaaatgtaaATACAAATGCAAATTATTAAGAAAGCATGAACAATGCTGTGTTAAAGGCTATAAAAAATAGTCTACAGCATAGCTGTCAGCTCATTCGCATTAGgcaggtgtcacaagattttggacctcatcacaagcctaatttttgtgagaatgtccATATATTCTCTGTATCcacccgcattggctctcttcatttttttttttttttcatatgttAACTGTATTTTACCCGATTTcttccaagttgggttgataGCTATGCTACAGTCTTATATCCAAAAATAATAGTACAATGACTGGAGATAACCAACCTGTTGCTGTGGCACTCTGTACATGTGATTTGTGGGATTCAATAGATGTTCCTCAGCAACTTTAACAGCTGAGCTATCAATATTCACTGGCATCAGTGCATTCGGACTGAGGTGGGTTTCAAAGATTGTAGAAGCTGCAGACTTTAACTGTTCAGAGCAAAAGAGTAAGTATTGTGCATTATGCAATAGAGATAACAagctatatattattattcacAGACTTTTGagatataaatatatttgtaTCATACACATGTGcaaaaaaacagagaaaagaggcatCTGTTAGCAGACTTGATTGCCTAAAATGACTTCAGAGCAAGAAATGCAAGAGTTGTCTCCCAtacaaatttttttattacataaaaagaagcTTTCTGGTTACTATTTTCAACAAAAGTGGAAGCCAAACACAAAAATGTATTATTAGCCTAATACTGTATTGTGTAATGTGGAACATTTGCTAAAAATGACAGGGCAAAGTATTCTGGTGATTTGGCTCCTTTTCAATATGTGGATTTGTTTCTGTTGtagttttacttccggttaattAGCATATCTTTCGCACATGCGCACCCGGATTGAGTTCCTCGTGTAGTCCGCCATGTTTTGTATTGTGTTAATAAAATAGGTGAATAAAAAGCCTTCAAGTCAACTTAttacatggtgtcagaagcAAACTGAAGGAAAATCACTCTCAAACATACCAGGTCGGTATTTTACGAGAAATCTAGCAAGTTTACACAAGGAAAATGGCCGAACTCACTGGACTCACTAGCCCTCGTATGGACTGGAATGCAACCGATCTTCAACAAGCGCTAAAAAAGTTCAAGGCAACCGTCGAATTGTACTTTTCTGGCCCGCTTAAGTCCAAATCGGAGGAAGAAAAGGTCAGTTATCTGTTGATATGGACGGGAGAAGAAGGAATTGAATTAGTTTCTACGTGGTCGCTAACCTCAGACGAGAAGAAAAAGCTGTCAACTTACTGGGAGAAGTTTGAAGAATACGTCGCCCCCAAGAGCAATTTTCGCTTAGCACGATTTAAACTACGCACTCTGAAGCAAAAGGACGATGAACCAGTGGATTCATTTATAAAGAAAGTAAGATTGCTAGCCAGCGAATGCAGGTATGATAATGCCAACGAACACATTATTGACGCTCTAATTTTCGGGTCTCGCCGCCCACGTGTCCAGGCTAAACTCCTCGAGTTAGACAAAACTCTAACGCTCGCTAAGGCAATAGACATAGCCAGGACTGAGGAAGCCACTTCGGCTCAGTTACAAGATATTAGAGGCACAAACACTATACCTGTACACGCAACAACCCACAAAAGCCCTTCTTCACATCCCAAGACACACTCacatgaaaataaacaaatacaaactTGTGGGAACTGTGGCACTAGCCATAATGTGACACAAAAATCCCTGTGCCCCGCAAACGGAACAAAATGCAGCAACTGTGGGAAACCAAACCACTGGGCCAAGGTTTGCCGTTCCACCAAACCCCAAGGTCCCACCCCGAGGGGAAGAGGCAGACGGGGAAACCGGAACAAATCAAAGCAACAGATAAACACCCTCAGCAATGAGAATGCTAGCACTGCACCTGAGCCCCTAGATTCCCCACAGTTATATTTTCACTCTCTGACCATTGATAGTATGTCTCGACAGATCACTCAAGCGCTCGTCAACATACAGGTTAACTCGAGTAACGGGACACTACCACTATTATGCAAGATTGACACTGGTGCTGAAGGAAATGTGATCCCATTAAGCAACTACAAGCACATCTATCCAGAGTCACTCTGCGACATAGACGGCAAGCCCCTCAGCTTAGCCCCATCAGATACAAGGATAACAGCATATGGAGGCCATGAAGTACAACACTACGGTACCTGCAACCTCACTTTACTACATAACGGTCAGTCCAGCCCCCATGAATTTCATGTTGTAAACACGACAGGACCTACAATCCTAGGACTACCCACATGTACTGCAATGAAGCTTGTAACCCTTAACCACAGTCTAAGCAAAGACCAGGCTGAGCCAGCCGAAATACGACCAGCTCAAGTACCCAAGGATGACCCTGAGGCAAAGGCAGCTCTACTAAGACAGTATGCTGACTGCTTCGAAGGCATCGGATGCTTCAGCGGAGAGTTCCATATCACACTTGACCCTACAGTACCCGCTGTGGTTCACCCGCCACGACGAGTCCCTGAAGCACTTCAGGAGCCTCTGCGCAAGGAGTTGGAATCCCTCGTACAGCAAGGAATCATCACCAAGGTTGATGAACCCACTGACTGGGTCAACTCGCTAGTCTGTTCCACAAAGCGGAATGGCTCCATACGACTCTGCCTTGATCCAAAGGACCTCAACTGCGCCATCAAACGTCCACATCATCGTACACCCACTCTTGATGAAGTCTTATCAAAGCTAAGTGGATCCGAGTACTTCTCCATAGTTGACGCCCGCAGCGGTTATTGGAACATAAAGCTTGACCAGGAAAGCTCACTCTATACAACATTCAACTCTCCCCATGGAAGATTCAGATTCCTACGACTACCCTTTGGTCTGATTTGTGCTCAGGACATCTTCCAAAAGAAGGTCGATGAAACCTTTGGTGACTTACCTGGGGTGACAGGCATCACAGACGACATAGTTGTTTACGGACGCAACCGTAAGGAGCATGACAATAACCTGAAAGCAGTAATGGAGCATGCCCGTGAAACTGGTCTGAAATTCAATGCTGACAAATGCAAAATTGCCAGCAAGGAACTTGTCTTCTTCGGACACACCCTAAGTGCAGATGGTCTGAAACTTGACCCTGCTAAGGTTgaagccatcaacaacatggATCCTTCAACGAGCCTCACAGATCTCCAAGTCTTCCTAGGTATGACGCAATACCTTAGCCGTTTCATACCCAACCTCGCTTCAACAGCAGCGGTCCTCTGGGACTTGACAAGGAAAAGTAGTCAATTCCAGTGGTGCCCAGAACACCAGAAAGCCGTAGATGACATCAAGAAACTCATCACATCGCCAGCCTCGCTGCAGTATTTCGACAGCACCAAGCCTGTCGTAATCCAGGTGGATGCATCTCAACGTGGCCTCGGCGCGACACTCATCCAAGATAAAGGCCCTGTGGAGTACAGAAGTAAGCTACTCACTGAAACCGAGAGGAGGTACTCCAACATAGAAAGGGAAATGCTTGCAGTCGTCCATGGTCTCGAGAAATTCCACTACTACGCTTATGGACGCCACGTCCAGGTCCACACGGACCACAAGCCACTGGAGGCAATATTCAAAAAGCATCTGGCCAGCGCGCCACCCCGCATTGCCAGGATGATGCTGCGGATACAAAAATACGACATCGACATTCGATATGTCCCAGGGAAGGACATACCCCTGGCCGACGCCCTCTCACGACTTAACCCAAGTCCCGGTGACACTATCGCTGGACTTGATGTCTCTATACATGAGCTACACTTGCACCTCAATGCTAGCCCTACTAGGATAACGCAGATCCAAGAGGAGACGAGGAAGGACACAACACTTCACTCACTTCGTGCCGTCATCGCCCAAGGTTGGCCAAACAAAAGAGCTGAATGCCCTGAGTTACTACACCCATACTGGAACTATCGTGACGAACTTACTGTCGCCGATGGATTGGTCCTGAAGGGTACCCGAATTGTAATTCCAAAGACCCTGCAACCAGATGTTCTACAGCAGCTACACTATGCACACCAGGGTGCGGAAAAATGCAAGCTCAGAGCCAAGGGATCAGTCTTTTGGGCGAACATCAATGCCGACATCGACAACATGGTCAAGAGTTGTGCTCCCTGTCAGCATAATCAGTCCATGAACACTAAAGAACCGCTAATGCCTCATGATGTTCCACCAAGGCCCTGGCACACCCTAGCATCTGACTTGTTCTCCTGGAACGGTTCACCATACTTACTACTCTCTGATTACTACAGTAAGTTCCCAATTGTGCGCAAGCTAACTAACATCCAATCATCTACTGTCATCGCTCACCTCAAAGGGATATTTGAGGAACATGGCATACCAGACAAACTTGTCACAGGACATGACACCCAGTTTACGTCTGCTCTATTCAAGGTTTTCAGCAGCACCTATGGATTTATTCATACAACTACAAGCCCATACTACAAGGAGGCTAATGGCTTCATAGagagaaatgtgcaaactgTCAAGGATCTCCTTCAAAAGTGCAAGGAATCAGGGCAAGACCCACATCTAGCCATGCTGTGCCTGAGAACAACCCCTTTGGGTCACACCCTGCCATCACCAGCAGAGTTGCTAAATTCCAGAATATATCAGTCTAACCTGCCAGCTACTTCCAGGCATGCACTACTGAACAAACCTGACTATGATGCCAATGTCAAGCTGCAAGCCAGACAAGACCGACAGAAATCATATTACGACAGGACTTCCAAGTGTCTACAGCCTGTCTACCCTCAGGACGCTGTCAGAGTCTTCAACCCCCTCAACTCCAAATGGGAGCCAGGAATAGTTCGAGCCGCTGCGCCAACCCCACGCTCGCACATTGTGGACATGGCCAATGGCAGTACTCTCACCAGAAACCGCAGACACATTCGTCCCACAGGTGAAAAACTAAGCTTGAATAATACCTCAGCTACTGATGACTACGAGCCTGTAGCAGAACCAGCACCTAACGGCAACCAACCCCCAACAGAGCCAAGGACGTCTACACCTGGTACCCCTGCGAAGTCCACACCTACCCAAAGTGGTCCACCATTACGCAGATCAACACGGACAGTGAAGCCCCCAGACAGACTGAACTTGTAGCATTTGCTACACAAACATTAGATATTGAACTATGTTATTATTAGTACTGCAaagttctttatttttttttttacaccccTAATTGGACACTACCAGTCACATTTGTACTCATGTAATTTTTCAGCTTTTCAGCTTAGAGAAGGGGATGTTGtagttttacttccggttaattAGCATATCTTTCGCACATGCGCACCCGGATTGAGTTCCTCGTGTAGTCCGCCATGTTTTGTATTGTGTTAATAAAATAGGTGAATAAAAAGCCTTCAAGTCAACTTATTACAGTTTCATagcattttgttttgaatgttttgTAGGCTATAAAGCCATATGcaaaacagtaaaaaaaaaaaagaataaaaaatgtaGCAAACTTGGTCCATCCTAAACTAATACCAGCAACCATCCTACAGCATATTCTACAAATTTTTGAAATGTTATATGGGATAGTTATACTCTCTTAAAAATGATGAATGttgaaatattattaaaaacaaaatgaaaaaaaaaacagcattgGGACTCCACCTTCTTTGGGTCAGATATTGATCTGAACTCCTCACACGCAATCCAGAATACAATGTTCTCTTCACTAAATTCTTTTTTCAGAAAttcctggaaaaaaaaggaaaattaaaatatatataaaaggaaagaaaagctaAAAACCATTGTGAAATTTGTCACCTGTGCACATTCacacaacaaaaaaacttcacataaaaataaacacatgtgGAAAAACTTAATACACAACATTCATTTAGGCTGATAAGACACAGCCATTGGAAAAGAGCAGTGAGAAAGGacttatttttaattaaaaaaacattcaaaacaaacatACTTCAAAGCAGTGCAGGCCAGCTTGATCATCCATAAGCTTATCAAATCCCAGCGCCCATCGAGAGACACGGCCCTCAACTGTTTCATTAGACATGCTATTAACACTATGAAGACTTTGAGTGCTTGAGGTCCTACTTGGGCTTAAATGATCCATAGGCTTGCCAGGGCCTGCAACcaggaaaaaagaaacaatgaCACTCAGATACATAgacaggatttgctgaggggagGTGCAGCCAAAGATATCATACAGAAAAAGCATCAAATTGAAATGATCCACTTTTTGCCTAACACACCATGAGCAGTTACTAGATTTCAGGATTCCAGGAAGAGGATGTCAGGAAGTGTCCTCATGTCATAAAAGTACTTATTGATATGATAGATACCTTTTAAttgatgcaaaaaaaaattctaagaACATTCTATTGccaattataatttttattcaCAAACCCCAAAATCCATATTAACAATACAATCTTCAAAATATATGTCACTCATTATGTTAGAtgtcaaaaaaaattattacttTAGGCTtccacaaaataaaaacatacttGTGTAGATAAAAATCATACCCAAGACTATCTTACCATTTCCAGCATGATCCAAggactaaaagaaaaaaagaaaaaagaatatttctaattgtaaaaacacaattatatatttcaaCAACAGTGTGTGTCTTCTAACTAAACAATATTGTGTAAGAAAGCTTGTACATCTGTTACAAAAATAGTTTAAGTGCTAATCTAAAGCTACCACAATCTAGTTAATAATTGATATGCAGTGTATTAGGAAGTAAAATGTACAAGTACAGAAATTGATGTAAATCTCAAGCTCATCTGTTGCtttgtattatatatataaggaAAGGCCGTAGGAAGCCACATACTGTAAAAAATATCCTATTGTATATAAAGCAGAAAACTGTTCATACAGTAGGTCATAAAGTACATGTCACAGCATgatatattaaaaatatttgctcaCCTCAACTGATAAGCAATTTTCCAATTCCATAATGTCAAATGTTTTATCATAGGCATCCTTGTGACTCATTTCTGACTGGTAACTGTGACTTGAGCTCTGTGACATTAGTGAGTCACCTAGACTTTCGGGGGATGATGTGGTTGACACCACATGGCCGTTTGTATTACACGCAAGCACATCAATAGCAGGAGTGCTAACTTTAGCTTGCTGTGAGCTTGTAACAGCTCTCTTGTAATTATCCTTCTCAATTAGCTTTCCATCATTGGAATTTTCTTTAAGGTTGTCATAGGAACTTCCATAAGATTCTTTCCTAGACAGCAATGGTGAAACTCTTTGGATCTGGACCGATCTTCGTCGGAATGGTTCATCATACAATGCAGGATCTGACATTGACCGCTCATGAATAAAAGAGTCTTCAATGCTGTCAGATATCTTTACCCTAATATTAGGCTTTGATCTTGACACATTCTTGTTAACTGCTATGGCATTTAAATTACCATCAAAACTACAGGTATACTGGTCACCACAAGAAGATTTACTTTTTACTGACTGGTCAACAGAATAGGGAGCAGAGGGGATAGATCTCGAACGAGGTCTCATCTCATCCAAGTATGGCTCTGAAGCTGCCCTTTCCTTGAATAAACCAGATATTGCATTAAGAATAGGCAAAGCTGTGTTTTGGAATTCCCTACATAAACTATCGCCAGATCCTTCCGTACACTTGACATGAAATTTCTCAGCAGTAGTTTTATGCACCTCATGAGGAACAAGGTCACTGTCTACTGAGAATACATGACATGAGCAGTTTACCGTGCTCTGTGAATCCACCATCCCTTTGCTACTATGCCAGCTGCTGGGCCTATTAGCATCAGCAGATTTGCGCGTCACAATGCCAAATACTTTATTATCATCGGAACAGAGGCCCGTAAATGCTAGTGAGCGGACTGGATATGTAACGACAATGTTGCCACTACTGTCAACTAATAAAACACCGACAACTGACACTTCCAGCACGAACATTAAGTGAACCTTTTGCTGGGCTCGAAGACGGCGAACACAACCTCTAATAGCGTTTAAACTTGCATTTTGAAGACTTGAATTCGAAGGGAGCTCGATGGAGCCCAGATATCCAACAACAGCTTTGTAATCGGGTTCCGTTCGGGTATCAGTGCACATATCAGGGGCACTTTTAGTAGGAGTGAGAGCCGGATACAACTCGCGGTTTAGTTTGGTAGGTGTTATCTCAGCTTCACTGGATCTCCTTGAATTGTTGTCAAAGAAATGTTGTTCAGAGAAAACACTATCTGATGGGCTATCTATAAAAACGTTTTCATTAAAACTCGCTTTCAGTTCCTCGTCGCTGGCAATGTCGTCTTCGCTGATGCTCGTAACACCATCGGTAGTGCTAGACAAACTGCGACGAATTGCTACTGGTGTGTTCACAAGTAACTGGCCGGATCTCAATTCCTCGACCACTTTATCGACTCGGtttattattgcattattcACTGCAACATCGTCGGCGGTTTCATGGCTTTGTAAGGCTGCGGTTGCTGGTTTTGTTTCAGCCACCACACGATTTCGCACTCCGAGGTTGACTCGTCCGTCTGGCGAGCGGGCTATCAGCTTTACGACTTGCTCATGTGGATGTCTTTCAACAGAACTCCCATTCACGTACAATATTTGATCTCCAGGCTTAAGTCCGGCCTTGTGAGCAGGGCTGCTCGCAAGAATACAGCTCAAAACACACGGCCCTTGGCTTGAAAGGGTGAATCCATATCCCCCCGAAGCCCTATGTAATTCTACGTTCCTTATTGAAGCTGACATGGCAAACGATTAACAAATTAAGACTTCCATAGTTTTCATTACATATCGCTGTTCAACCGTTTCTTTTTGCTTGAATAAACGGCGATCTTGACACAAGAACAGAATTGGTGATTCGAGAGCATGTCGCACAATCAGCTAGATTCGAATGAGTGCGAAAATATCCACACCAGATGATCGAACTCTCACTCGCAAAGGAGATGACAGATAATCCAAACAATCTCACTGTCATTCTCATCAGAAAATAAACTCAGCGATGATCCTTGCAGCTTGGTAATCCAGCACACGATGCAAAGCCATGAAatcaacaaataaaaataatggcAGCAAATTTACTCTCAGTGGCGCCTGTGTGTAATAAACCTGTGAATCCCAACGAACGTTAGAGGATCACGTGACCCATAAGCGTGCGCCTATTGGCGGAGCGCTGGTAAGGTATGGTAAGTAGCAACAGAAGCAAAAGAGCCATCGTGTTGCGATAAGTGATGTGTGTAGATAGGGCCCTCTTGGGGGAGATCAGAGGGAAACGCACGGAACGGGCAAATTCTAAAGATAGTAAGGCGCTT contains the following coding sequences:
- the LOC5515046 gene encoding regulator of G-protein signaling 12 isoform X2, which codes for MSASIRNVELHRASGGYGFTLSSQGPCVLSCILASSPAHKAGLKPGDQILYVNGSSVERHPHEQVVKLIARSPDGRVNLGVRNRVVAETKPATAALQSHETADDVAVNNAIINRVDKVVEELRSGQLLVNTPVAIRRSLSSTTDGVTSISEDDIASDEELKASFNENVFIDSPSDSVFSEQHFFDNNSRRSSEAEITPTKLNRELYPALTPTKSAPDMCTDTRTEPDYKAVVGYLGSIELPSNSSLQNASLNAIRGCVRRLRAQQKVHLMFVLEVSVVGVLLVDSSGNIVVTYPVRSLAFTGLCSDDNKVFGIVTRKSADANRPSSWHSSKGMVDSQSTVNCSCHVFSVDSDLVPHEVHKTTAEKFHVKCTEGSGDSLCREFQNTALPILNAISGLFKERAASEPYLDEMRPRSRSIPSAPYSVDQSVKSKSSCGDQYTCSFDGNLNAIAVNKNVSRSKPNIRVKISDSIEDSFIHERSMSDPALYDEPFRRRSVQIQRVSPLLSRKESYGSSYDNLKENSNDGKLIEKDNYKRAVTSSQQAKVSTPAIDVLACNTNGHVVSTTSSPESLGDSLMSQSSSHSYQSEMSHKDAYDKTFDIMELENCLSVESLDHAGNGPGKPMDHLSPSRTSSTQSLHSVNSMSNETVEGRVSRWALGFDKLMDDQAGLHCFEEFLKKEFSEENIVFWIACEEFRSISDPKKLKSAASTIFETHLSPNALMPVNIDSSAVKVAEEHLLNPTNHMYRVPQQQVYTLMKFDSYPRFLKSDLYRQCLMCEAEGVALPYEEPEPEEKVKKFRFTKKHSGRGLGRRSSSKKSSSSMEESKTPGEKMRALLPWKGKYARKGSRPFDSQPSSARSSISSLSDSGQNMSRSTESLEGKKENDSMHFCRIVLPDQSSTIVSARHGQTLAEALTRLCERRHMSLAAMGVYLGASNKPAQPKDLDIDMSHLSNQEVTLEHRSLFRLELPGGQILGIKARPEQNVRSCFEPILKRNKIDYNDVILHVADCKVPLDSGVPVASIEHQDVIAEMKEDTRVTGKPPISTGPRRSGRRGSGWDDSMFNDIVQGKKQSLGDGYFDDTGVWVSGLKPFRSQESLGDSFGKSFLRGPGLFSRKRKEMEHEKAVVIRSGPPPKNTEVKEFIDLLSRAQGKRLDDQRGSLNRDAFELPDFLRLPNKGEGISSAEADEGVASHNPSRPVVRKTISSPAVMATDQRQFLNELTSRLTNRSEQNPPTITENEDQVDAQHSTASPRNTSNYSPWERRRVSEHSRIHVVRPRDVTDGKLFRVEAVTPVRFKSDGRFSYRGFMSPQLIHSESDPNIVPPYDHHQPLTVNSIRGLYTSTGNIRMSTEEGRERTVVPSKFHSHNKYRNRNFSAPSFGTSRTDPYVYESSSDGVQSISEKYRSSGKIRDISSIARETRSRGPYYLPEVEVDQAEVHVPSGTSKTPRYRPTLPDRKPRPRPITDQSSVIAGLERDRARSESESSTGDPPMPNALSPTPSGLSSTTGSPLPQFPSPPDDSADLGVADFPPPTPLISGRSTGEKAQHRRVTSLQADSLTPELSINKTITPTSGNDRTLTSDTPDDATPVASKKHSINDVTTRLNSRLHEGERGELGKSMSKLDPYVTYETDDLRITFV
- the LOC5515046 gene encoding regulator of G-protein signaling 12 isoform X1 — its product is MSASIRNVELHRASGGYGFTLSSQGPCVLSCILASSPAHKAGLKPGDQILYVNGSSVERHPHEQVVKLIARSPDGRVNLGVRNRVVAETKPATAALQSHETADDVAVNNAIINRVDKVVEELRSGQLLVNTPVAIRRSLSSTTDGVTSISEDDIASDEELKASFNENVFIDSPSDSVFSEQHFFDNNSRRSSEAEITPTKLNRELYPALTPTKSAPDMCTDTRTEPDYKAVVGYLGSIELPSNSSLQNASLNAIRGCVRRLRAQQKVHLMFVLEVSVVGVLLVDSSGNIVVTYPVRSLAFTGLCSDDNKVFGIVTRKSADANRPSSWHSSKGMVDSQSTVNCSCHVFSVDSDLVPHEVHKTTAEKFHVKCTEGSGDSLCREFQNTALPILNAISGLFKERAASEPYLDEMRPRSRSIPSAPYSVDQSVKSKSSCGDQYTCSFDGNLNAIAVNKNVSRSKPNIRVKISDSIEDSFIHERSMSDPALYDEPFRRRSVQIQRVSPLLSRKESYGSSYDNLKENSNDGKLIEKDNYKRAVTSSQQAKVSTPAIDVLACNTNGHVVSTTSSPESLGDSLMSQSSSHSYQSEMSHKDAYDKTFDIMELENCLSVESLDHAGNGPGKPMDHLSPSRTSSTQSLHSVNSMSNETVEGRVSRWALGFDKLMDDQAGLHCFEEFLKKEFSEENIVFWIACEEFRSISDPKKLKSAASTIFETHLSPNALMPVNIDSSAVKVAEEHLLNPTNHMYRVPQQQVYTLMKFDSYPRFLKSDLYRQCLMCEAEGVALPYEEPEPEEKVKKFRFTKKIFNFTPSSEESISEYSSGSSRSSFSLEAKHSGRGLGRRSSSKKSSSSMEESKTPGEKMRALLPWKGKYARKGSRPFDSQPSSARSSISSLSDSGQNMSRSTESLEGKKENDSMHFCRIVLPDQSSTIVSARHGQTLAEALTRLCERRHMSLAAMGVYLGASNKPAQPKDLDIDMSHLSNQEVTLEHRSLFRLELPGGQILGIKARPEQNVRSCFEPILKRNKIDYNDVILHVADCKVPLDSGVPVASIEHQDVIAEMKEDTRVTGKPPISTGPRRSGRRGSGWDDSMFNDIVQGKKQSLGDGYFDDTGVWVSGLKPFRSQESLGDSFGKSFLRGPGLFSRKRKEMEHEKAVVIRSGPPPKNTEVKEFIDLLSRAQGKRLDDQRGSLNRDAFELPDFLRLPNKGEGISSAEADEGVASHNPSRPVVRKTISSPAVMATDQRQFLNELTSRLTNRSEQNPPTITENEDQVDAQHSTASPRNTSNYSPWERRRVSEHSRIHVVRPRDVTDGKLFRVEAVTPVRFKSDGRFSYRGFMSPQLIHSESDPNIVPPYDHHQPLTVNSIRGLYTSTGNIRMSTEEGRERTVVPSKFHSHNKYRNRNFSAPSFGTSRTDPYVYESSSDGVQSISEKYRSSGKIRDISSIARETRSRGPYYLPEVEVDQAEVHVPSGTSKTPRYRPTLPDRKPRPRPITDQSSVIAGLERDRARSESESSTGDPPMPNALSPTPSGLSSTTGSPLPQFPSPPDDSADLGVADFPPPTPLISGRSTGEKAQHRRVTSLQADSLTPELSINKTITPTSGNDRTLTSDTPDDATPVASKKHSINDVTTRLNSRLHEGERGELGKSMSKLDPYVTYETDDLRITFV